The sequence CCACACACGCCTCGTCGGCGAACACCAGCAGCGCCGGCCGGCCGCCCGCGTGGGCGTAGTACCGCGTCGGCGTCCCGTCTCGGGAGGCCAGCACCATGTCGGGCGCACGCTCGCCCCGTGCCAGGGCGGCCGGGGCCGTCATGCCAACACCGCTGGGAACCCCACCATCGGTCCGCAGCCTAGGCAAAGCATCAGACCCACCTCAATGTTCGGGATCTACGATATCGACAGTGTGCGACTCACTCGGCCAGAGCCCACCGTAGTCGTAGTTGTGATCCCGTTCGATGCCGACCTGGCCCGACGCCCCGGCACACCGCTCTGCCCTGCGCCTTCTCTCGTAGTGGTTGTTGCTCCCTGCCATCACTCGTCGACTCGGACGGCCCGGTGACGGCCTGGTGACGGCCTGGCCAACCCGTCTCCGCGCCGACCTGACCCATACTCGCCCGGCTCGCACACCCGCGCCGTTCCCTCGCCGACAGAGCGGCCGCTTGACCTTGCTGGCTTGTCCGTCGCGTCCTGGGCACATAGCCTCCTGCCAGCGGACGATGCAGGAATCTCAAGGGTCCGCTGGCGGAGGGTAGCGGCGATGTCGAAGTATGCGGTGTTCTTCACCCTCAAGGGCGAGGCCATCGCCCGGGCCATGGAGCAGCCGAGCGACCGGGTCGTGGTCGTGTCCAAGGCGGTGGAGTCCGCGGGGGGCAAGCTGGAGGCCTACTACCTGATGTTCGGCCAGTACGACGGGTTCGTCATCGTGGACCTCCCCGATTCCCGGGCGGCGGCCGCGACCAGCCTGGCGGTGAGCAGCACCGGGGCCTTCGAGCACCTGGAGACCCACGAGCTCATCGAGGCAGAGGACCTCAACCCGATCCTGGCGCAGGCCAAGGGCATCACCGCCCAGCTCCCTGGTCTCTAGTCAAGCCGGCCCTGGCACAAGTTACCAGGTCCTGGGCGGTCAAGGGTTCGCTCGCCGATTCGCGAGGGCGTCTCGGCTCGGTCGGGAGTCCCAGATCCCTACAAGCACAGGATGCGGGTGAACTCCAGGATCGCCGAGGAGAGGACGGCGTCGTGCAGGAAATGGGTAGCCCGATCACGCCGCTGGCCGCGCTGCTGGGCGACGTGCGCGCCGCGACCGCGTTCCGCTACGACGCCAGAGACTCGGCTGGCAACCGGATGGACACGGCCAAGGTGATCCAGGGCCCGGCCGGCGGCTATCTGGCCGTCTACCACAGCAGCAGGGTGTGCCACCTCGCCTCCTCTACCGATCTCGTGACGTGGGCGCACCGCGCGGTGGTGGACGAACCGGCCACCCAGCCGACGATCGCCGTCGCCCCAGACGGCGGGCTAGTGACGGCGGCCGAGTTTGATGACGGCCATGGCGGCCGGCTCCGGATCCGCTACTGGGCGACCCTGGAGGCGCTGCTGGAGGGCCACCCAGCGCGACAGTTCCTGGCCGCCCGGACGCTGAGCGCCTGTAATGAGGGCACCCCCAGTATCCGCCGGATGGTGTTCGCCCCCGACGTGGACGCCTCGACCATCGAGCTGGGGTTCCACTTCCACCGCCGCTGCCGAGTCGACCGGCAGGCCCGGGGCACGCTGACCGGCTTCTCGGACTGGACCACGTCGACCGACCCGGAGCTGGACACCGCGGTGGAGCGCGCGGCCGCGGCGGCCGGTGAGCGGGTCGGCGGCAACATCGGCGACCGCGACCACCTGCGCTACATGGGCAAGGACTACGACCTCATTGAGGCTCAGGGCCGCGAGGGCGACTTCGGGAGCTGGCGGGTGTACCTGTATG is a genomic window of Actinomycetota bacterium containing:
- a CDS encoding GYD domain-containing protein gives rise to the protein MSKYAVFFTLKGEAIARAMEQPSDRVVVVSKAVESAGGKLEAYYLMFGQYDGFVIVDLPDSRAAAATSLAVSSTGAFEHLETHELIEAEDLNPILAQAKGITAQLPGL